A part of Lactobacillus sp. ESL0700 genomic DNA contains:
- the spxB gene encoding pyruvate oxidase has protein sequence MAKINGANAMLQVLLDWHIDHIYGFPGGSFDSTMNAIHDFKGKMNYIEVRHEEAGALAAAAEYKFTGHAGVCFGSAGPGAVHLMNGLYDAKYDKVPMVAIVANVPTSRQDIDFFQAFDEKPWFDAVAVWNHQIKTADQVPSMMDEALRQAYAKKGPAVLILPKDFGWDKINDNFRVTYNSLEAIPNYAAPKKTDVDAAVKLLKEAKNPVVYYGMGMKGHGDVLKAFADKFKTPIMSSVIAKGIVEDKFPAYMGSIGRVAPKPSDDIQTHADLVVWVGNNSPFSVFFFDPKAKVIQIDVDSEKLGKRHAVDVPILADGAKTLQAIIDAGEAREESPLYKAAIADRENWEEWENSFVDSDEMPVRREPIFDIINKYAADNAMFAIDVGNINIDFQRLVNLHDEQTWATSGLYATMGFGTPASLAAATTHPEREVWNLGGDGGFAMMNQELLTQARYNMHVINVVFTNETLGYIQAEQEDESNQPLSGVIIPNNDWAKVAEGMNVKGVTVRTKKEFEDAVKEFKQMDGPMLIDVKFTHEMPYSTELNTLDDPAFVEKYQAQGLKPFSYFAEKYGLVEDTASGASEEEAEPEPEPEEDATSGASAH, from the coding sequence ATGGCAAAAATTAATGGCGCAAATGCTATGCTTCAAGTTTTATTGGACTGGCATATTGATCATATTTATGGTTTCCCAGGTGGTTCATTCGATTCAACAATGAACGCTATCCACGATTTCAAGGGCAAGATGAACTATATTGAAGTTCGTCACGAAGAAGCTGGTGCTTTGGCAGCAGCTGCTGAATATAAATTCACTGGTCATGCTGGTGTATGTTTTGGTTCAGCCGGCCCTGGTGCTGTTCACTTGATGAATGGTTTGTACGATGCAAAATACGACAAGGTACCTATGGTAGCTATCGTTGCTAACGTACCAACTAGCCGTCAAGATATTGACTTCTTCCAAGCTTTTGATGAAAAGCCTTGGTTTGATGCTGTAGCAGTTTGGAACCACCAAATTAAGACAGCTGACCAAGTTCCTAGCATGATGGATGAAGCTCTTCGTCAAGCATATGCTAAGAAGGGTCCAGCAGTTTTAATCCTTCCTAAGGACTTTGGTTGGGACAAGATTAACGATAACTTCCGTGTAACATACAACTCATTAGAAGCTATTCCTAACTATGCAGCTCCTAAGAAGACTGATGTTGACGCAGCTGTTAAACTTCTTAAAGAAGCAAAGAACCCAGTAGTATACTACGGTATGGGTATGAAGGGTCACGGCGATGTTTTAAAGGCATTTGCTGACAAGTTTAAGACTCCAATTATGTCATCAGTTATTGCTAAGGGTATTGTTGAAGACAAGTTCCCAGCATACATGGGTTCAATTGGTCGTGTTGCACCAAAACCTAGTGATGATATCCAAACTCACGCTGACTTGGTTGTTTGGGTTGGTAACAACTCACCATTCTCAGTATTCTTCTTTGATCCAAAGGCTAAGGTCATCCAAATTGATGTTGACTCAGAAAAATTGGGCAAGCGTCATGCTGTTGATGTTCCAATCTTGGCTGATGGTGCTAAGACTTTGCAAGCAATCATTGATGCTGGTGAAGCTCGTGAAGAATCACCACTTTACAAGGCTGCTATTGCAGACCGTGAAAACTGGGAAGAATGGGAAAACAGCTTTGTTGACTCAGACGAAATGCCAGTTCGTCGTGAACCAATCTTTGACATCATTAACAAATACGCTGCAGACAACGCAATGTTTGCTATTGATGTTGGTAACATCAACATTGACTTCCAACGTTTAGTTAACTTACATGATGAACAAACTTGGGCAACTTCAGGCTTGTACGCAACTATGGGCTTTGGTACTCCAGCATCACTTGCTGCAGCTACTACTCATCCAGAACGTGAAGTTTGGAACCTTGGTGGTGACGGTGGTTTCGCAATGATGAACCAAGAACTGTTGACACAAGCTCGTTACAACATGCACGTTATCAACGTTGTCTTCACTAACGAAACTTTAGGTTACATTCAAGCTGAACAAGAAGATGAATCTAACCAACCATTATCAGGTGTTATCATTCCTAACAACGACTGGGCAAAGGTTGCTGAAGGTATGAACGTTAAGGGCGTAACTGTACGTACTAAGAAGGAATTCGAAGACGCAGTTAAGGAATTCAAGCAAATGGATGGACCAATGTTAATCGACGTTAAGTTCACTCACGAAATGCCTTACTCAACTGAATTGAACACTTTGGACGACCCAGCATTTGTTGAGAAGTACCAAGCACAAGGTTTGAAGCCATTCAGTTACTTTGCTGAAAAATACGGTCTTGTAGAAGACACTGCTTCAGGTGCTTCAGAAGAAGAAGCTGAACCTGAACCAGAGCCAGAAGAAGATGCAACTTCAGGTGCTTCAGCACACTAA